The following proteins are encoded in a genomic region of Pelodictyon phaeoclathratiforme BU-1:
- a CDS encoding peptidylprolyl isomerase — translation MLKKSSIAIALFFGLLAGILPLAVHASPSLDPANTIYLDLPSGRVVIQMRPDIAPRHVERIKVLTRKGFYDGLSFHRVIPGFMAQTGDPLGDGSGGSGQQLKAEFSPVHHNRGTVSMARASGVDSADSQFFICFDQLPFLDGQYTVWGRVVSGMEFVEKVKAGASYNNGMVTNPTKIVRMRVAADVKK, via the coding sequence ATGCTGAAAAAATCATCTATCGCTATAGCCCTCTTTTTCGGGCTTTTGGCTGGAATCCTTCCCTTGGCCGTTCATGCGTCACCCTCACTTGATCCCGCAAACACGATTTATCTCGACCTTCCCTCAGGACGAGTTGTCATCCAGATGCGTCCTGATATTGCGCCCCGCCATGTGGAACGCATCAAGGTGCTGACCCGCAAAGGGTTTTATGACGGGCTTAGCTTCCACCGTGTTATCCCCGGATTCATGGCCCAGACCGGCGATCCGCTCGGTGACGGTTCCGGCGGTTCCGGCCAGCAGCTTAAAGCCGAATTTTCGCCTGTTCATCATAATCGCGGTACCGTCTCTATGGCACGCGCCTCTGGTGTCGATAGTGCCGACAGCCAGTTTTTCATCTGTTTCGACCAGTTACCCTTCCTTGACGGGCAATACACAGTTTGGGGACGAGTGGTATCCGGCATGGAATTTGTCGAAAAGGTCAAGGCAGGAGCGTCATACAACAATGGCATGGTTACCAATCCCACCAAAATAGTGCGGATGCGGGTTGCTGCGGATGTGAAAAAGTGA
- a CDS encoding ROK family protein, whose product MVEHFWGIDLGGTKIEAVVINNHLKPVMRRRIATEASEGYNHILQRIEQLIGMIALESGIMLPSTIGIGTPGRYDAACGVMKNSNTLCLNGRNLKDDLEQLLKRAVVLENDANCFALAESLLGSGAALMREDTTVAFGIILGTGVGGGIVCGGKARRGAHGIAGEWGHNELIPGGEPCYCGRRGCVETVISGPALERYYHQLSGSFKPLERIAATCDSDDAAAATIERLLFYFGKALATVINILDPDLCIIGGGVGQIEQLYAQEAVQAIERHLFNSELRIPLLRPLLGDSAGVFGAALLARKP is encoded by the coding sequence ATGGTTGAACACTTTTGGGGTATAGATCTCGGTGGTACCAAAATCGAGGCGGTGGTGATCAATAATCACCTGAAGCCCGTGATGCGCCGCAGAATCGCCACAGAGGCCTCAGAAGGTTACAACCATATTCTTCAGCGTATCGAGCAACTGATCGGGATGATCGCTCTTGAGTCCGGTATAATGCTCCCTTCAACAATCGGTATCGGCACACCCGGACGCTATGATGCTGCCTGTGGCGTCATGAAAAATTCCAATACCCTCTGCCTGAACGGCCGCAATCTGAAAGATGATCTTGAGCAACTCCTCAAAAGGGCCGTTGTGCTTGAAAATGATGCCAACTGTTTTGCACTTGCTGAATCCCTGCTTGGCTCTGGTGCGGCACTGATGCGTGAGGATACAACGGTGGCGTTCGGTATTATTCTCGGTACTGGCGTTGGAGGCGGGATTGTTTGTGGAGGCAAAGCCCGCCGGGGCGCCCACGGCATTGCCGGAGAGTGGGGGCACAATGAACTGATACCTGGCGGAGAACCCTGCTATTGTGGTCGGAGGGGCTGCGTCGAAACCGTTATCTCCGGTCCGGCACTTGAGCGCTACTATCACCAGTTGAGCGGCAGCTTCAAGCCCCTGGAGCGGATTGCGGCCACCTGCGATTCCGATGATGCCGCCGCAGCAACAATCGAACGACTGCTCTTCTATTTTGGAAAAGCGCTCGCTACAGTCATCAATATTCTTGATCCTGATCTCTGCATCATTGGCGGTGGAGTCGGGCAGATAGAGCAGTTGTATGCACAAGAGGCCGTTCAGGCAATCGAAAGGCATTTGTTCAACAGCGAACTCCGCATTCCCCTGCTCCGTCCGCTTCTCGGCGACAGCGCCGGAGTTTTTGGAGCGGCATTGTTGGCACGCAAGCCATAA
- a CDS encoding phosphatase PAP2 family protein, with product MAPLEQADVWLFRLLNRELVHPAADDLMVFLTNGRLSWHIFVLIALFIVARKGKNAFLVILLALLAVGLSDFVASGVFKPLVQRIRPCFALDHVRLLISQPRSYSFASSHAANSAAVAVITWICFHRGAVVEKLFIGTMILYALAISFSRVYVGVHYPGDVLAGMVIGIFSALLVYLLFSWLLKNIIQPRLMRKGSGIHG from the coding sequence ATGGCGCCCCTTGAGCAGGCTGATGTCTGGCTTTTTCGGCTGCTGAACCGTGAACTGGTTCACCCGGCAGCCGATGACCTCATGGTTTTTCTGACCAACGGGCGCCTCTCTTGGCATATTTTTGTTCTTATTGCTCTGTTCATCGTTGCCAGAAAGGGAAAAAACGCCTTTCTGGTGATTCTTCTTGCCCTTCTTGCTGTTGGCCTCTCTGATTTTGTAGCATCAGGAGTTTTCAAGCCCCTTGTCCAGCGTATCAGACCCTGCTTTGCCCTCGACCACGTCCGACTGCTCATCAGTCAGCCAAGGAGTTATTCGTTTGCCTCCTCCCATGCTGCAAATTCCGCCGCCGTCGCTGTCATCACCTGGATATGCTTTCATCGGGGAGCCGTAGTTGAAAAGCTCTTCATCGGCACCATGATTCTCTACGCTTTAGCCATCTCCTTTTCACGGGTCTACGTTGGCGTTCACTATCCAGGCGACGTTCTTGCAGGTATGGTTATCGGAATCTTCAGTGCGCTTCTTGTCTATCTGCTTTTTTCATGGCTCCTGAAAAATATTATCCAGCCCCGTCTGATGCGTAAAGGGAGCGGCATCCATGGTTGA